One window from the genome of Musa acuminata AAA Group cultivar baxijiao chromosome BXJ1-4, Cavendish_Baxijiao_AAA, whole genome shotgun sequence encodes:
- the LOC103977811 gene encoding anthocyanin 5-aromatic acyltransferase-like — translation MESAGEVRVLEQSRIFPSMGSAAPPPSLPLTFFDVLWSTSGPFRRLFFYDFPHPAAVFADSVLPKLKSSLSLALARFYPLAGNLRCSSHDDVSEVGWIEGESVSFVLAECDSGFHELSGDYARDVSKLQRLAPRPIWSGAAKPLLAVQVTVFPDQGLTIGIWAHHVACDGTSFTRFVKSWASACRAGEIVEPAAPLFDRTAIPNPLQLRSVNFIPGYESSGTREASTLASNLVTATFALGQDHIRRLKCWVMAKAGERNTTFHCSTVVVTYAYVWVCLMKTLGDAGDETAHFTFTADARGRLPSPVPETYFGNCIVPCFVEVKVSDLVGEDGIFAASEAIGKAIEDLKHGALKGVHGMCERWHHATQKLPMTLAGSPKFKVYDTDFGWGRPVKVKIVMHRSRAVWLQESRRGVGVEIGLSFEQHQMDVFERHFLSGLKLLPE, via the coding sequence ATGGAGTCGGCCGGAGAAGTGAGAGTGTTGGAGCAATCCCGGATCTTCCCATCGATGGGATCGGCGGCGCCGCCGCCCTCTCTTCCGCTCACCTTCTTCGACGTCCTCTGGTCGACCTCCGGTCCCTTCCGCCGCCTCTTCTTCTACGACTTCCCCCACCCCGCTGCAGTCTTCGCCGACTCGGTACTGCCGAAGCTGAAGTCGTCCTTGTCCCTCGCGCTTGCCCGGTTCTACCCGCTGGCGGGCAACCTCAGATGCTCCAGCCACGACGACGTCTCCGAGGTCGGTTGGATCGAAGGCGAATCAGTGTCATTCGTCTTGGCCGAGTGCGACAGCGGGTTCCACGAGCTCTCTGGTGACTACGCGCGCGACGTATCCAAGCTGCAGCGGTTGGCGCCCCGGCCGATCTGGTCGGGTGCCGCGAAGCCCTTGTTGGCTGTGCAGGTCACCGTGTTCCCCGACCAAGGCTTAACCATCGGGATATGGGCGCATCACGTCGCGTGCGACGGCACGAGCTTCACGCGCTTCGTGAAATCGTGGGCGTCCGCTTGCCGAGCCGGGGAGATCGTGGAGCCGGCGGCACCGTTATTCGACAGGACGGCGATCCCTAATCCCCTTCAGCTGCGTTCCGTCAACTTCATTCCAGGTTACGAGAGCTCCGGGACCCGTGAAGCGTCGACCCTAGCCTCCAACTTGGTTACCGCCACGTTCGCCCTCGGACAAGATCACATCCGGCGTCTCAAGTGCTGGGTGATGGCCAAGGCCGGGGAGCGCAACACCACCTTCCATTGCTCGACGGTGGTGGTGACCTACGCGTACGTGTGGGTCTGCCTCATGAAGACGTTGGGCGACGCAGGCGACGAGACCGCGCACTTCACATTCACGGCGGATGCCCGGGGTCGTCTGCCGTCGCCAGTGCCCGAGACATACTTCGGCAACTGCATCGTCCCGTGCTTTGTGGAGGTGAAGGTGAGCGATCTGGTCGGGGAGGACGGCATCTTCGCCGCCTCCGAGGCCATCGGGAAGGCCATAGAAGACCTGAAACACGGCGCCCTTAAGGGTGTGCACGGCATGTGCGAGAGATGGCATCACGCCACGCAAAAACTTCCCATGACCCTGGCGGGATCACCCAAGTTCAAAGTTTACGATACTGATTTCGGATGGGGAAGACCGGTGAAGGTTAAGATTGTGATGCATAGGAGCCGAGCCGTATGGCTGCAGGAAAGCAGAAGAGGAGTTGGCGTGGAAATTGGCTTATCATTCGAGCAGCATCAGATGGATGTGTTCGAGAGGCACTTCCTCAGTGGCCTGAAACTTCTTCCTGAATAG
- the LOC135672161 gene encoding phenolic glucoside malonyltransferase 2-like, whose protein sequence is MCLNRDPVERLFFYRFPDPTCNFMQAVVPALKSSLSVALQSFYPFAGRIRRCPGCCDKYEIHYVDGDSVSFALAEHGGDFEYLSGSHARNVSELLPLIPRIAESGDDRLSLAVQVTLFPDRGVAVAVTFHHAVCDGTGFKQFMASWASACRSALSGQEVAVPPTPLFDKTMGLRRRVAEEDSATDVVSETFTLRREQIRSLKDLVPAKAKQGKTPFHCSTVVVAFAFAWVCHVRARGHGSDRITHFIFMADCRGRLRLSVPAEYFGNCVRPCFVDVKAEDLIRRDGFVVASAAIGRVIEELKADVLHDAEEWRGGAQAAMAEQALTVAGSPKFSVYDTDMGWGRPNKVEATSIRTSGAILVGESREDEGGVEIGLVLPRNEMEEFGTQFLGGLKLVICCDGAVRSINSYLYIYC, encoded by the exons ATGTGCTTGAACAGAGATCCGGTCGAGCGTCTCTTCTTCTATCGCTTCCCCGACCCGACATGTAATTTCATGCAAGCCGTCGTCCCGGCCCTTAAATCCTCCCTCTCCGTCGCTCTCCAGAGTTTCTACCCTTTTGCCGGAAGGATCCGGCGCTGCCCCGGCTGCTGCGACAAGTACGAGATCCACTACGTCGACGGCGACTCGGTCTCGTTCGCTCTGGCGGAGCACGGCGGAGACTTCGAGTACCTCTCCGGAAGCCATGCCCGCAATGTGTCCGAGCTGCTGCCTTTGATCCCCCGGATCGCGGAGTCCGGAGATGACAGGCTCTCGTTGGCCGTGCAAGTCACCTTGTTCCCGGACCGCGGCGTGGCTGTCGCTGTGACTTTCCACCATGCCGTATGCGACGGCACGGGCTTCAAGCAATTCATGGCATCATGGGCATCCGCTTGCAGGTCGGCGTTGTCCGGGCAGGAGGTGGCTGTGCCGCCGACGCCCTTATTTGACAAGACT ATGGGCCTGCGTCGTCGTGTTGCAGAAGAAGACAGCGCCACCGATGTGGTCAGTGAAACCTTTACCCTCCGGCGAGAGCAGATCAGATCGCTGAAGGACTTGGTTCCGGCCAAAGCCAAGCAAGGCAAGACCCCGTTCCATTGCTCGACGGTCGTTGTGGCTTTCGCATTCGCGTGGGTGTGTCATGTACGAGCTCGAGGACATGGGAGTGACAGGATCACCCATTTCATATTCATGGCTGATTGCAGGGGAAGGCTACGGCTGTCCGTGCCCGCCGAGTACTTCGGCAACTGCGTAAGGCCATGCTTCGTGGACGTAAAAGCAGAGGATCTTATACGACGCGATGGGTTCGTGGTGGCGTCGGCGGCCATCGGTAGAGTGATCGAAGAGCTCAAGGCTGACGTCCTGCACGACGCTGAGGAATGGCGTGGAGGAGCGCAAGCTGCCATGGCCGAACAGGCCCTGACTGTTGCGGGATCTCCCAAGTTCAGTGTTTACGACACAGACATGGGATGGGGAAGGCCGAACAAGGTCGAGGCGACTTCCATCAGGACGAGCGGAGCCATATTAGTGGGAGAGAGCAGAGAAGACGAGGGTGGAGTGGAGATCGGTCTAGTTCTCCCAAGGAATGAGATGGAGGAATTTGGAACTCAGTTCTTAGGCGGTCTCAAACTTGTGATATGTTGTGATGGTGCGGTTCGTTCCATAAATTCCTATCTCTATATCTATTGTTGA